A genomic region of Canis aureus isolate CA01 chromosome 16, VMU_Caureus_v.1.0, whole genome shotgun sequence contains the following coding sequences:
- the TTC16 gene encoding tetratricopeptide repeat protein 16 isoform X2, giving the protein MVPSNAGSGPREIVPEGEFVTNSGEVRRRVLGEETEAGFAGWLLLALSAVQEKYLAAARRELRARDDALELDPSLSQHIPKPWVFPVPKGNIERIFGSSRVFQNFDDVKPKVTGLTVPLKVRQYYHQGQQCLEQEDWEMAVLFFSRALHLDSQLVDFYALRAEAYIQLCDFSSAAQNLRRACSFQPENTKYLERLTLVLYLQGQCLFEQCAFPDALKVFSQASMLQPEKASFRYRCMACLLALERYQDCLSLVTKEVMLGMTNADVFILRARLYNFLQKPSLCYRDLHSALLLDPKHSQAKVLLQMMVDQAQQARQDAGILAVQGKLQHALQRINCAIENNPLDPRLFLFRGTIYRRLQEFDSAVEDFLKALDMMSASQEGEVQQAQRQLLLAYNDFAVHCYLQGAYQEGVLLLNKALKDEQQEKGLYINRGDCFFQLGNLTFAEADYQQALALSPQDEGANLRMGLLQEKMGFCEQRSRQFHKAESHFSMAIQHNPKRAQYYLHRARSRQLLQNILGARLDVATVLLLNPKQPKLLPLMTNLFPGMSVEEVLCSQVAHLARLQLDRVLESSLQAGIPQGIVGQLRERERARQKARALQFRWRPAFGTSEELQATPQTQNGKPEGPNQEAEAPQEEEEEEKPEPTPSRVRSLSDSYLDQTSSGSSLGFRTMSTSDTEMSAICQEYKITSATAVTSSDSSLLKTQSSDLLENREDPSLSHSSRKTKATQGQNWRPHKIETAQGQNWRPSKTEAAQGQSRRPSKTKAAQGQSRRPSKTEAAQGQSRRPSKTEAAQGQSPRPSKIEAAQGQSRRPSKIEAAQGQSRRPSKTEAAQGQSRRPSKTEAAQGQSRRPRKIEAAQGQSRRPSTTEAAQGQSQRPSKTEAAQGQSRNPSQTEATQGPRQKPNKTNATQGSRQRFRKIKASHGQSWRPSKAATHGQSRGLIRSSSKTKDFYDPSWSPSNTENTQDQSQGPSKTKAAQSWSQNTSPGSSKTEVTWGLSSKLRKPQTT; this is encoded by the exons ATGGTGCCTAGCAACGCCGGGAGCGGGCCCCGGGAGATCGTCCCGGAAGGGGAATTCGTGACAAACTCCGGAGAGGTGCGGCGGAGGGTCCTGGGAGAAGAGACCGAGGCTGGGTTCGCAGGCTGGCTTCTCCTGGCTCTAAGTGCAGTTCAGGAAAAGTACCTGGCCGCAGCGCGGAGAGAACTGAGGGCTCGAGAC GATGCTCTGGAGCTTGACCCGTCTCTGTCACAGCACATCCCAAAGCCATGGGTGTTTCCAGTTCCAAAGGGGAACATAGAGCGCATCTTTGGGAGCAGCCGGGTGTTCCAGAACTTTGATGATGTGAAACCAAAGGTCACGGGATTAACAGTGCCCCTCAAAGTCAGGCAGTA CTACCACCAAGGCCAGCAGTGCTTGGAGCAAGAGGACTGGGAGATGGCCGTGCTGTTCTTTTCCCGTGCCCTCCACCTGGACTCCCAGCTG GTAGACTTCTATGCTTTACGAGCTGAGGCCTACatccagctctgtgacttctccTCGGCCGCCCAGAATCTACGAAGGGCTTGCTCCTTCCAGCCTGAGAACACCAAGTACTTGGAGCGCCTTACCCTGGTCCTTTACCTGCAG GGCCAGTGCCTATTCGAGCAATGTGCCTTCCCGGACGCTCTGAAAGTCTTCTCGCAGGCCTCCATGCTCCAGCCCGAGAAAGCCAGCTTCCGCTACCGATG CATGGCCTGTCTCCTGGCTCTCGAACGGTATCAGGACTGCCTCTCCCTTGTCACCAAGGAGGTGATGCTTGGCATGACCAATGCTGATGTCTTCATCCTCCGGGCCAGACTCTACAACTTCTTACAGAAG cccagcctcTGCTATCGAGACCTGCACAGTGCCTTGCTGTTGGACCCCAAGCATTCGCAGGCCAAGGTGTTGCTCCAGATGATGGTGGACCAAGCCCAGCAGGCACGTCAGGATGCTGGGATCCTAGCTGTGCAGGGCAAGCTACAGCATGCTCTGCAGCGCATCAACTGTGCCATCGAGAACAACCCTCTGGACCCTCGCCTTTTCCTCTTCCG GGGCACCATCTACCGCCGGCTCCAGGAGTTTGATAGCGCTGTGGAGGACTTCCTAAAGGCATTGGACATGATGAGTGCAAGCCAGGAGGGAGAGGTGCAGCAGGCTCAGCGGCAGCTGCTGCTGGCCTACAATGACTTTGCAGTGCACTGCTACCTGCAGGGTGCCTACCAGGAGGGTGTGCTGCTGCTCAACAAAGCCCTCAAGGACGAGCAGCAGGAGAAGGGCCTCTACATCAATCGAGGTG ATTGCTTCTTCCAGCTGGGCAACCTGACCTTTGCGGAGGCAGACTACCAGCAGGCGCTGGCGCTGAGCCCGCAGGACGAGGGGGCCAACCTGCGCATGGGCCTGCTGCAGGAGAAGATGGGTTTCTGCGAGCAGAGGAGCAG GCAGTTCCATAAGGCAGAGAGCCACTTCTCAATGGCTATCCAGCACAACCCCAAGAGAGCCCAGTACTACCTGCACCGTGCCAGGAGCCGGCAGCTCCTGCAGAACATTTTGGGGGCCCGCCTGGATGTTGCCACCGTCCTGCTTCTCAACCCCAAGCAACCCAAG CTGCTCCCACTGATGACCAACCTCTTCCCGGGCATGTCGGTGGAAGAAGTGCTCTGCAGCCAGGTGGCCCACCTGGCCAGGCTGCAGTTGGATCGGGTGTTGGAAAGCAGCCTGCAGGCTGGCATCCCTCAAGGCATCGTGGGGCAA CTCAGGGAGCGGGAACGAGCGCGCCAGAAGGCTCGGGCACTGCAGTTCCGGTGGAGGCCTGCCTTTGGGACCTCTGAAGAGCTCCAGGCTACTCCCCAGACCCAGAATGGAAAGCCAGAAGGTCCAAACCAAGAAGCTGAGGCcccccaggaggaggaagag GAGGAGAAGCCGGAGCCCACACCCAGCAGGGTGAGGTCCCTGTCTGACAGCTACCTTGACCAGACCTCTTCAGGCTCCAGCTTGGGCT TCAGGACCATGTCCACCTCAGACACAGAGATGTCCGCTATCTGCCAGGAATACAAGATCACCTCAGCCACTGCTGTGACATCCTCTGATTCCTCACTGCTGAAGACTCAGTCCTCAGACCTGTTGGAGAACAGGGAAGACCCAAGCTTGAGCCACAGCTCCAGAAAAACCAAGGCCACCCAGGGCCAGAACTGGAGGCCCCACAAGATTGAAACTGCCCAGGGCCAGAACTGGAGGCCCAGCAAGACCGAAGCTGCCCAGGGCCAGAGCCGGAGGCCCAGCAAGACCAAAGCTGCCCAGGGCCAGAGCCGGAGGCCCAGCAAGACCGAAGCTGCCCAGGGCCAGAGCCGGAGGCCCAGCAAGACCGAAGCTGCCCAGGGCCAGAGCCCGAGGCCCAGCAAGATTGAAGCTGCCCAGGGCCAGAGCCGGAGGCCCAGCAAGATTGAAGCTGCCCAGGGCCAGAGCCGGAGGCCCAGCAAGACCGAAGCTGCCCAGGGCCAGAGCCGGAGGCCCAGCAAGACCGAAGCTGCCCAGGGCCAGAGCCGGAGGCCCAGAAAGATCGAAGCGGCCCAGGGCCAGAGCCGGAGGCCCAGCACGACCGAAGCTGCCCAGGGCCAGAGCCAGAGGCCCAGCAAAACTGAAGCCGCCCAGGGCCAGAGCCGAAATCCCAGCCAGACTGAAGCCACCCAAGGCCCAAGACAAAAGCCTAACAAGACCAATGCTACTCAGGGCTCAAGGCAGAGGTTCAGAAAGATCAAGGCTTCCCATGGCCAGAGCTGGCGACCCAGTAAGGCTGCCACCCACGGCCAGAGCAGGGGATTGATCCGGAGTTCCAGCAAGACCAAGGATTTCTATGATCCAAGTTGGAGCCCCAGCAATACAGAGAACACTCAGGACCAATCCCAGGGGCCTAGCAAGACCAAGGCTGCCCAGAGCTGGAGCCAAAACACAAGTCCGGGTTCGAGCAAGACTGAGGTCACCTGGGGACTGAGTTCCAAACTCAGAAAACCCCAGACCACATAG
- the TTC16 gene encoding tetratricopeptide repeat protein 16 isoform X6 — translation MVPSNAGSGPREIVPEGEFVTNSGEGQCLFEQCAFPDALKVFSQASMLQPEKASFRYRCMACLLALERYQDCLSLVTKEVMLGMTNADVFILRARLYNFLQKPLPLQPSLCYRDLHSALLLDPKHSQAKVLLQMMVDQAQQARQDAGILAVQGKLQHALQRINCAIENNPLDPRLFLFRGTIYRRLQEFDSAVEDFLKALDMMSASQEGEVQQAQRQLLLAYNDFAVHCYLQGAYQEGVLLLNKALKDEQQEKGLYINRGDCFFQLGNLTFAEADYQQALALSPQDEGANLRMGLLQEKMGFCEQRSRQFHKAESHFSMAIQHNPKRAQYYLHRARSRQLLQNILGARLDVATVLLLNPKQPKLLPLMTNLFPGMSVEEVLCSQVAHLARLQLDRVLESSLQAGIPQGIVGQLRERERARQKARALQFRWRPAFGTSEELQATPQTQNGKPEGPNQEAEAPQEEEEEEKPEPTPSRVRSLSDSYLDQTSSGSSLGFRTMSTSDTEMSAICQEYKITSATAVTSSDSSLLKTQSSDLLENREDPSLSHSSRKTKATQGQNWRPHKIETAQGQNWRPSKTEAAQGQSRRPSKTKAAQGQSRRPSKTEAAQGQSRRPSKTEAAQGQSPRPSKIEAAQGQSRRPSKIEAAQGQSRRPSKTEAAQGQSRRPSKTEAAQGQSRRPRKIEAAQGQSRRPSTTEAAQGQSQRPSKTEAAQGQSRNPSQTEATQGPRQKPNKTNATQGSRQRFRKIKASHGQSWRPSKAATHGQSRGLIRSSSKTKDFYDPSWSPSNTENTQDQSQGPSKTKAAQSWSQNTSPGSSKTEVTWGLSSKLRKPQTT, via the exons ATGGTGCCTAGCAACGCCGGGAGCGGGCCCCGGGAGATCGTCCCGGAAGGGGAATTCGTGACAAACTCCGGAGAG GGCCAGTGCCTATTCGAGCAATGTGCCTTCCCGGACGCTCTGAAAGTCTTCTCGCAGGCCTCCATGCTCCAGCCCGAGAAAGCCAGCTTCCGCTACCGATG CATGGCCTGTCTCCTGGCTCTCGAACGGTATCAGGACTGCCTCTCCCTTGTCACCAAGGAGGTGATGCTTGGCATGACCAATGCTGATGTCTTCATCCTCCGGGCCAGACTCTACAACTTCTTACAGAAG CCTctgcccctgcagcccagcctcTGCTATCGAGACCTGCACAGTGCCTTGCTGTTGGACCCCAAGCATTCGCAGGCCAAGGTGTTGCTCCAGATGATGGTGGACCAAGCCCAGCAGGCACGTCAGGATGCTGGGATCCTAGCTGTGCAGGGCAAGCTACAGCATGCTCTGCAGCGCATCAACTGTGCCATCGAGAACAACCCTCTGGACCCTCGCCTTTTCCTCTTCCG GGGCACCATCTACCGCCGGCTCCAGGAGTTTGATAGCGCTGTGGAGGACTTCCTAAAGGCATTGGACATGATGAGTGCAAGCCAGGAGGGAGAGGTGCAGCAGGCTCAGCGGCAGCTGCTGCTGGCCTACAATGACTTTGCAGTGCACTGCTACCTGCAGGGTGCCTACCAGGAGGGTGTGCTGCTGCTCAACAAAGCCCTCAAGGACGAGCAGCAGGAGAAGGGCCTCTACATCAATCGAGGTG ATTGCTTCTTCCAGCTGGGCAACCTGACCTTTGCGGAGGCAGACTACCAGCAGGCGCTGGCGCTGAGCCCGCAGGACGAGGGGGCCAACCTGCGCATGGGCCTGCTGCAGGAGAAGATGGGTTTCTGCGAGCAGAGGAGCAG GCAGTTCCATAAGGCAGAGAGCCACTTCTCAATGGCTATCCAGCACAACCCCAAGAGAGCCCAGTACTACCTGCACCGTGCCAGGAGCCGGCAGCTCCTGCAGAACATTTTGGGGGCCCGCCTGGATGTTGCCACCGTCCTGCTTCTCAACCCCAAGCAACCCAAG CTGCTCCCACTGATGACCAACCTCTTCCCGGGCATGTCGGTGGAAGAAGTGCTCTGCAGCCAGGTGGCCCACCTGGCCAGGCTGCAGTTGGATCGGGTGTTGGAAAGCAGCCTGCAGGCTGGCATCCCTCAAGGCATCGTGGGGCAA CTCAGGGAGCGGGAACGAGCGCGCCAGAAGGCTCGGGCACTGCAGTTCCGGTGGAGGCCTGCCTTTGGGACCTCTGAAGAGCTCCAGGCTACTCCCCAGACCCAGAATGGAAAGCCAGAAGGTCCAAACCAAGAAGCTGAGGCcccccaggaggaggaagag GAGGAGAAGCCGGAGCCCACACCCAGCAGGGTGAGGTCCCTGTCTGACAGCTACCTTGACCAGACCTCTTCAGGCTCCAGCTTGGGCT TCAGGACCATGTCCACCTCAGACACAGAGATGTCCGCTATCTGCCAGGAATACAAGATCACCTCAGCCACTGCTGTGACATCCTCTGATTCCTCACTGCTGAAGACTCAGTCCTCAGACCTGTTGGAGAACAGGGAAGACCCAAGCTTGAGCCACAGCTCCAGAAAAACCAAGGCCACCCAGGGCCAGAACTGGAGGCCCCACAAGATTGAAACTGCCCAGGGCCAGAACTGGAGGCCCAGCAAGACCGAAGCTGCCCAGGGCCAGAGCCGGAGGCCCAGCAAGACCAAAGCTGCCCAGGGCCAGAGCCGGAGGCCCAGCAAGACCGAAGCTGCCCAGGGCCAGAGCCGGAGGCCCAGCAAGACCGAAGCTGCCCAGGGCCAGAGCCCGAGGCCCAGCAAGATTGAAGCTGCCCAGGGCCAGAGCCGGAGGCCCAGCAAGATTGAAGCTGCCCAGGGCCAGAGCCGGAGGCCCAGCAAGACCGAAGCTGCCCAGGGCCAGAGCCGGAGGCCCAGCAAGACCGAAGCTGCCCAGGGCCAGAGCCGGAGGCCCAGAAAGATCGAAGCGGCCCAGGGCCAGAGCCGGAGGCCCAGCACGACCGAAGCTGCCCAGGGCCAGAGCCAGAGGCCCAGCAAAACTGAAGCCGCCCAGGGCCAGAGCCGAAATCCCAGCCAGACTGAAGCCACCCAAGGCCCAAGACAAAAGCCTAACAAGACCAATGCTACTCAGGGCTCAAGGCAGAGGTTCAGAAAGATCAAGGCTTCCCATGGCCAGAGCTGGCGACCCAGTAAGGCTGCCACCCACGGCCAGAGCAGGGGATTGATCCGGAGTTCCAGCAAGACCAAGGATTTCTATGATCCAAGTTGGAGCCCCAGCAATACAGAGAACACTCAGGACCAATCCCAGGGGCCTAGCAAGACCAAGGCTGCCCAGAGCTGGAGCCAAAACACAAGTCCGGGTTCGAGCAAGACTGAGGTCACCTGGGGACTGAGTTCCAAACTCAGAAAACCCCAGACCACATAG
- the TTC16 gene encoding tetratricopeptide repeat protein 16 isoform X1, giving the protein MVPSNAGSGPREIVPEGEFVTNSGEVRRRVLGEETEAGFAGWLLLALSAVQEKYLAAARRELRARDDALELDPSLSQHIPKPWVFPVPKGNIERIFGSSRVFQNFDDVKPKVTGLTVPLKVRQYYHQGQQCLEQEDWEMAVLFFSRALHLDSQLVDFYALRAEAYIQLCDFSSAAQNLRRACSFQPENTKYLERLTLVLYLQGQCLFEQCAFPDALKVFSQASMLQPEKASFRYRCMACLLALERYQDCLSLVTKEVMLGMTNADVFILRARLYNFLQKPLPLQPSLCYRDLHSALLLDPKHSQAKVLLQMMVDQAQQARQDAGILAVQGKLQHALQRINCAIENNPLDPRLFLFRGTIYRRLQEFDSAVEDFLKALDMMSASQEGEVQQAQRQLLLAYNDFAVHCYLQGAYQEGVLLLNKALKDEQQEKGLYINRGDCFFQLGNLTFAEADYQQALALSPQDEGANLRMGLLQEKMGFCEQRSRQFHKAESHFSMAIQHNPKRAQYYLHRARSRQLLQNILGARLDVATVLLLNPKQPKLLPLMTNLFPGMSVEEVLCSQVAHLARLQLDRVLESSLQAGIPQGIVGQLRERERARQKARALQFRWRPAFGTSEELQATPQTQNGKPEGPNQEAEAPQEEEEEEKPEPTPSRVRSLSDSYLDQTSSGSSLGFRTMSTSDTEMSAICQEYKITSATAVTSSDSSLLKTQSSDLLENREDPSLSHSSRKTKATQGQNWRPHKIETAQGQNWRPSKTEAAQGQSRRPSKTKAAQGQSRRPSKTEAAQGQSRRPSKTEAAQGQSPRPSKIEAAQGQSRRPSKIEAAQGQSRRPSKTEAAQGQSRRPSKTEAAQGQSRRPRKIEAAQGQSRRPSTTEAAQGQSQRPSKTEAAQGQSRNPSQTEATQGPRQKPNKTNATQGSRQRFRKIKASHGQSWRPSKAATHGQSRGLIRSSSKTKDFYDPSWSPSNTENTQDQSQGPSKTKAAQSWSQNTSPGSSKTEVTWGLSSKLRKPQTT; this is encoded by the exons ATGGTGCCTAGCAACGCCGGGAGCGGGCCCCGGGAGATCGTCCCGGAAGGGGAATTCGTGACAAACTCCGGAGAGGTGCGGCGGAGGGTCCTGGGAGAAGAGACCGAGGCTGGGTTCGCAGGCTGGCTTCTCCTGGCTCTAAGTGCAGTTCAGGAAAAGTACCTGGCCGCAGCGCGGAGAGAACTGAGGGCTCGAGAC GATGCTCTGGAGCTTGACCCGTCTCTGTCACAGCACATCCCAAAGCCATGGGTGTTTCCAGTTCCAAAGGGGAACATAGAGCGCATCTTTGGGAGCAGCCGGGTGTTCCAGAACTTTGATGATGTGAAACCAAAGGTCACGGGATTAACAGTGCCCCTCAAAGTCAGGCAGTA CTACCACCAAGGCCAGCAGTGCTTGGAGCAAGAGGACTGGGAGATGGCCGTGCTGTTCTTTTCCCGTGCCCTCCACCTGGACTCCCAGCTG GTAGACTTCTATGCTTTACGAGCTGAGGCCTACatccagctctgtgacttctccTCGGCCGCCCAGAATCTACGAAGGGCTTGCTCCTTCCAGCCTGAGAACACCAAGTACTTGGAGCGCCTTACCCTGGTCCTTTACCTGCAG GGCCAGTGCCTATTCGAGCAATGTGCCTTCCCGGACGCTCTGAAAGTCTTCTCGCAGGCCTCCATGCTCCAGCCCGAGAAAGCCAGCTTCCGCTACCGATG CATGGCCTGTCTCCTGGCTCTCGAACGGTATCAGGACTGCCTCTCCCTTGTCACCAAGGAGGTGATGCTTGGCATGACCAATGCTGATGTCTTCATCCTCCGGGCCAGACTCTACAACTTCTTACAGAAG CCTctgcccctgcagcccagcctcTGCTATCGAGACCTGCACAGTGCCTTGCTGTTGGACCCCAAGCATTCGCAGGCCAAGGTGTTGCTCCAGATGATGGTGGACCAAGCCCAGCAGGCACGTCAGGATGCTGGGATCCTAGCTGTGCAGGGCAAGCTACAGCATGCTCTGCAGCGCATCAACTGTGCCATCGAGAACAACCCTCTGGACCCTCGCCTTTTCCTCTTCCG GGGCACCATCTACCGCCGGCTCCAGGAGTTTGATAGCGCTGTGGAGGACTTCCTAAAGGCATTGGACATGATGAGTGCAAGCCAGGAGGGAGAGGTGCAGCAGGCTCAGCGGCAGCTGCTGCTGGCCTACAATGACTTTGCAGTGCACTGCTACCTGCAGGGTGCCTACCAGGAGGGTGTGCTGCTGCTCAACAAAGCCCTCAAGGACGAGCAGCAGGAGAAGGGCCTCTACATCAATCGAGGTG ATTGCTTCTTCCAGCTGGGCAACCTGACCTTTGCGGAGGCAGACTACCAGCAGGCGCTGGCGCTGAGCCCGCAGGACGAGGGGGCCAACCTGCGCATGGGCCTGCTGCAGGAGAAGATGGGTTTCTGCGAGCAGAGGAGCAG GCAGTTCCATAAGGCAGAGAGCCACTTCTCAATGGCTATCCAGCACAACCCCAAGAGAGCCCAGTACTACCTGCACCGTGCCAGGAGCCGGCAGCTCCTGCAGAACATTTTGGGGGCCCGCCTGGATGTTGCCACCGTCCTGCTTCTCAACCCCAAGCAACCCAAG CTGCTCCCACTGATGACCAACCTCTTCCCGGGCATGTCGGTGGAAGAAGTGCTCTGCAGCCAGGTGGCCCACCTGGCCAGGCTGCAGTTGGATCGGGTGTTGGAAAGCAGCCTGCAGGCTGGCATCCCTCAAGGCATCGTGGGGCAA CTCAGGGAGCGGGAACGAGCGCGCCAGAAGGCTCGGGCACTGCAGTTCCGGTGGAGGCCTGCCTTTGGGACCTCTGAAGAGCTCCAGGCTACTCCCCAGACCCAGAATGGAAAGCCAGAAGGTCCAAACCAAGAAGCTGAGGCcccccaggaggaggaagag GAGGAGAAGCCGGAGCCCACACCCAGCAGGGTGAGGTCCCTGTCTGACAGCTACCTTGACCAGACCTCTTCAGGCTCCAGCTTGGGCT TCAGGACCATGTCCACCTCAGACACAGAGATGTCCGCTATCTGCCAGGAATACAAGATCACCTCAGCCACTGCTGTGACATCCTCTGATTCCTCACTGCTGAAGACTCAGTCCTCAGACCTGTTGGAGAACAGGGAAGACCCAAGCTTGAGCCACAGCTCCAGAAAAACCAAGGCCACCCAGGGCCAGAACTGGAGGCCCCACAAGATTGAAACTGCCCAGGGCCAGAACTGGAGGCCCAGCAAGACCGAAGCTGCCCAGGGCCAGAGCCGGAGGCCCAGCAAGACCAAAGCTGCCCAGGGCCAGAGCCGGAGGCCCAGCAAGACCGAAGCTGCCCAGGGCCAGAGCCGGAGGCCCAGCAAGACCGAAGCTGCCCAGGGCCAGAGCCCGAGGCCCAGCAAGATTGAAGCTGCCCAGGGCCAGAGCCGGAGGCCCAGCAAGATTGAAGCTGCCCAGGGCCAGAGCCGGAGGCCCAGCAAGACCGAAGCTGCCCAGGGCCAGAGCCGGAGGCCCAGCAAGACCGAAGCTGCCCAGGGCCAGAGCCGGAGGCCCAGAAAGATCGAAGCGGCCCAGGGCCAGAGCCGGAGGCCCAGCACGACCGAAGCTGCCCAGGGCCAGAGCCAGAGGCCCAGCAAAACTGAAGCCGCCCAGGGCCAGAGCCGAAATCCCAGCCAGACTGAAGCCACCCAAGGCCCAAGACAAAAGCCTAACAAGACCAATGCTACTCAGGGCTCAAGGCAGAGGTTCAGAAAGATCAAGGCTTCCCATGGCCAGAGCTGGCGACCCAGTAAGGCTGCCACCCACGGCCAGAGCAGGGGATTGATCCGGAGTTCCAGCAAGACCAAGGATTTCTATGATCCAAGTTGGAGCCCCAGCAATACAGAGAACACTCAGGACCAATCCCAGGGGCCTAGCAAGACCAAGGCTGCCCAGAGCTGGAGCCAAAACACAAGTCCGGGTTCGAGCAAGACTGAGGTCACCTGGGGACTGAGTTCCAAACTCAGAAAACCCCAGACCACATAG